From the genome of Thermus aquaticus:
CCGTCTGGGTCCTCCGCCGAGCCTTTTCAGCCATACTCCATCGGGCCAAGCTGGCCTTCGCCACGGCCGGCACGGCAACCGAGCAGGCAGCGGGCCTTGGCATTCCCATCGTGGCCTTCCCCACCCCAGGCCCCCAGTACACCAGGGCCTTCGCCCGCAGACAGAAGCGCCTTTTGGGGGAGGCGTTGCACTTGGTGGAAGCCGATCCCTACCGCGTAGCTGGCCAGGGGCTAATCCTTCTTCAGGCTCCGGAGCTTTACCAGCGCTCCAGCGAGGCTGGAAAGGCCCGAATAGGGCCACCCGGAGGCATCCAGGGCACCAGGGAACACATCCGCAAGGAGCTGGAGGAAGCGTCCCAGTAGTCTGGATGGGGAGAACCGTATGCGCCTCTACCGCGTAGGCCTCTTCACCGATGTGTACTTCCCCAACCCCAACGGGGTCACCACCAGCGTCTACCTCCTCCTGCGGGAGCTCAGGCGCATGGGGCACGAGGCCTGGGTCCTGGCCCCCGCCCACCC
Proteins encoded in this window:
- a CDS encoding glycosyltransferase — its product is MRLYRVGLFTDVYFPNPNGVTTSVYLLLRELRRMGHEAWVLAPAHPEAPENEEGVVRVPSVAYPFYEGQQIALPSARYLPTDFEIVH